A genomic region of Acidimicrobiia bacterium contains the following coding sequences:
- a CDS encoding superoxide dismutase [Fe] (SodB; iron binding; present under aerobic and anaerobic conditions; destroys free radicals): MAFELPALPYELDALAPHISKETLEFHYGKHHQAYVTNLNKLVEGTDKENSSLEDVIKTSDGGVFNNAAQVWNHSFYWNSMTPNGGGEPTGDVAEAINSAFGSYDEFKAKFAEAGTTQFGSGWAWLVQNDKGLEIVKTPNADNLLKNGDKALLTMDVWEHAYYIDFRNARPNYISTFIDSLINWEFVAKNMAS; encoded by the coding sequence ATGGCATTCGAATTACCAGCATTACCATACGAACTAGACGCATTAGCGCCACATATCTCTAAAGAAACACTTGAGTTTCATTACGGCAAGCATCATCAAGCATACGTAACAAATTTAAATAAATTAGTCGAGGGTACAGATAAAGAAAATTCTTCACTAGAAGACGTTATCAAAACTAGTGATGGCGGTGTATTTAACAATGCAGCACAAGTTTGGAATCACAGCTTTTATTGGAATTCAATGACACCAAATGGTGGCGGTGAACCAACAGGTGATGTGGCAGAAGCTATTAACTCAGCTTTTGGCTCATATGATGAATTTAAAGCTAAATTTGCTGAAGCAGGAACAACTCAATTCGGTTCTGGATGGGCATGGCTCGTACAAAACGATAAAGGTCTTGAGATTGTTAAAACTCCAAATGCTGATAATCTTTTGAAAAATGGAGATAAAGCACTTTTAACTATGGATGTTTGGGAACATGCTTACTATATTGATTTTCGTAACGCTCGTCCTAACTATATTTCAACATTTATTGATTCATTAATAAATTGGGAATTCGTTGCAAAAAATATGGCTAGCTAG
- a CDS encoding GNAT family N-acetyltransferase, producing MSDLDQIVSFLRPQYENTYGHCDGLNEEVFRSDKFIEFLNDYIYEKLSNDESKIFIAVVDKQILGTIGYEFIDQELFIWGFYVDHNKQSFGIGRHLWDYLNLIDNVMNAKSKKLHVQKVADNVIDFYKRHGYCIVGERILTWTDFLDHEANIELWTMEN from the coding sequence TTGTCTGATCTTGATCAAATAGTTTCATTTCTCCGCCCCCAATACGAAAATACTTATGGCCATTGTGATGGCTTAAATGAAGAAGTATTCCGATCAGATAAATTTATTGAGTTTTTAAATGATTATATTTATGAAAAATTATCTAATGATGAATCGAAAATATTTATTGCCGTTGTAGATAAACAAATTTTAGGAACAATAGGCTATGAATTTATAGATCAAGAATTATTTATTTGGGGATTTTATGTAGATCATAATAAGCAATCTTTTGGCATAGGTAGACATTTATGGGATTATTTAAACCTGATTGACAATGTCATGAATGCTAAGTCTAAAAAACTTCACGTACAGAAAGTTGCTGATAATGTCATCGATTTCTATAAACGGCATGGCTATTGTATAGTAGGCGAACGTATATTGACTTGGACCGACTTTCTAGATCATGAAGCCAACATAGAATTATGGACCATGGAAAATTAG